In the Salinirubrum litoreum genome, one interval contains:
- a CDS encoding NAD(P)-dependent glycerol-1-phosphate dehydrogenase, giving the protein MFEKTTWIKLPRNVVVGHGVVEELREAVDELPVTGRPLIVTSPTPDDMVGDSIRAQFADAEPITVTVETASFAAVERVIDTARAEGAGYLLGVGGGKPVDIAKMASDHLGMGFVSVPTAASHDGIVSGRGSVPEGDTRHSVAADPPLAVIADTEVLANAPWELTTAGCADIISNYTAVKDWRLAKRLKNVEFSEYSAALSEMTAEMLVDSADSIKPGLEESAWIVVKALVSSGVAMSIASSSRPASGAEHLFSHQLDRIAPGAALHGHQVGVGSIMTAYLHGGKDGEWHDIRRALTSIDAPTTADELGIDGETVIEALTTAHRIRDRYTILGDGMSESAAREVASVTGVI; this is encoded by the coding sequence ATGTTCGAAAAGACCACGTGGATCAAACTCCCGCGAAACGTCGTGGTCGGGCACGGCGTCGTCGAGGAGTTGCGCGAGGCGGTCGACGAGTTGCCGGTCACGGGCAGACCGCTGATCGTCACGAGTCCGACGCCGGACGACATGGTCGGCGACAGCATCCGGGCACAGTTCGCCGACGCCGAACCGATCACGGTCACGGTCGAGACGGCGAGTTTCGCCGCCGTGGAGCGGGTCATCGACACCGCCCGCGCCGAGGGCGCGGGCTACCTGCTCGGTGTCGGCGGCGGGAAACCGGTCGACATCGCCAAGATGGCGTCGGACCACCTCGGGATGGGCTTCGTCTCGGTGCCGACCGCCGCGAGCCACGACGGCATCGTCTCCGGGCGCGGGTCGGTCCCGGAGGGTGACACCCGCCACAGCGTCGCCGCAGACCCGCCACTGGCGGTGATCGCCGACACCGAGGTCCTGGCGAACGCGCCGTGGGAGTTGACCACCGCCGGCTGTGCCGACATCATCTCGAACTACACGGCTGTCAAGGACTGGCGACTCGCCAAACGGCTGAAGAACGTCGAGTTCTCGGAGTACTCCGCCGCCCTCTCGGAGATGACCGCCGAGATGCTGGTGGACAGCGCGGACTCGATCAAGCCGGGACTGGAGGAGTCGGCCTGGATCGTCGTGAAGGCGCTGGTCTCCTCGGGCGTCGCGATGTCCATCGCCAGTTCCTCCCGACCCGCCTCGGGCGCGGAACACCTCTTCTCGCACCAACTCGACAGGATCGCGCCCGGCGCGGCGCTCCACGGTCACCAGGTCGGCGTCGGGTCGATCATGACGGCGTACCTCCACGGCGGGAAGGACGGCGAGTGGCACGACATCCGGCGCGCGCTGACGAGCATCGACGCGCCGACGACCGCCGACGAGTTGGGCATCGACGGCGAGACCGTGATCGAGGCGCTGACGACGGCACACCGGATCCGGGACCGGTACACCATCCTCGGCGACGGGATGAGCGA
- a CDS encoding DUF58 domain-containing protein → MIDPDFLDELDRFESAMKREASSIQQGEQESRNLGEGLTFSDYRRYAPGDDTRLIDWKLYARTEEYFVKQFEEERSLTVHVLLDRSESMAFGEGETNKFEYGAKLGLGFAYLTAEENNDFRFSTFGADLERLDTGKSNRAELMQIIDLLNETDPAGEADFRSVFEEYAESIHSRAFVVIVSDFLEDADEIDAGVGALARNDTLLAHVLSPAELDPDATGDTVFHDPETDETTRTYFGGSLAQSYRDRLQAHVEDVAERADTLRADHVLVDTGADFFDSFASLWSE, encoded by the coding sequence ATGATCGATCCCGACTTCCTCGACGAACTGGACCGTTTCGAGTCCGCGATGAAGCGCGAGGCGAGTTCGATCCAGCAGGGCGAACAGGAGTCGCGCAACCTCGGCGAGGGGTTGACGTTCTCCGACTACCGCCGGTACGCCCCCGGCGACGACACCCGACTCATCGACTGGAAACTGTACGCCCGGACCGAGGAGTACTTCGTCAAACAGTTCGAGGAGGAGCGCAGTCTGACGGTCCACGTCCTCCTCGACAGGAGCGAGTCGATGGCGTTCGGCGAGGGCGAGACGAACAAGTTCGAGTACGGCGCGAAACTCGGCCTCGGCTTCGCGTACCTCACGGCCGAGGAGAACAACGACTTCCGCTTTTCGACGTTCGGCGCGGACCTCGAACGCCTCGACACCGGGAAGTCGAACCGGGCCGAACTGATGCAGATCATCGACCTGTTGAACGAGACCGACCCGGCGGGCGAAGCCGACTTCCGGAGCGTCTTCGAGGAGTACGCCGAGTCGATCCACTCGCGGGCGTTCGTCGTGATCGTCAGCGACTTTCTCGAAGACGCAGACGAGATCGACGCCGGCGTCGGGGCGCTGGCCCGTAACGACACCCTCCTCGCGCACGTGCTCTCGCCGGCAGAACTCGATCCGGACGCGACCGGCGACACGGTCTTCCACGACCCGGAGACCGACGAGACGACCCGGACCTACTTCGGCGGGTCGCTCGCACAGTCGTACCGCGACCGACTTCAGGCACACGTTGAGGACGTGGCCGAACGCGCCGACACGCTCCGGGCCGACCACGTGCTGGTGGACACCGGCGCGGACTTCTTCGACTCCTTCGCGTCGCTGTGGAGCGAGTGA
- a CDS encoding AAA family ATPase: MTDQRDGVTTDRIDDLQRKLGAAREEVGKRIVGQTDVLEQLFVCILADGNALLESNPGLGKTSMIRTVSEVTDLQFSRIQNTPDLMPSDITGTEIIRETDSGRDFVFERGPIFANVVLADEINRATPKTQAALLEAMQEKQVTAAGETYDLPRPFFVLATQNPIDQGGTYALPEAQTDRFLLKILVDYPSFDEEVSIVDMYTTGKPQQPVEQVLTREEIQEAQQLTREVPVADDIRDRAVELVQQTRSDDQIEYGASPRASMALVLTAKARAFLQGRSHVSWDDVEAMAPPVLRHRIILDFRAEREGLTTDEVVSRMVAGLE; this comes from the coding sequence ATGACAGACCAACGAGACGGCGTGACGACGGATCGCATCGACGACCTCCAGCGGAAACTCGGCGCTGCGCGCGAGGAGGTGGGCAAACGCATCGTCGGCCAGACAGACGTACTGGAACAGTTGTTCGTCTGCATCCTCGCGGACGGGAACGCCCTGCTGGAGTCGAACCCCGGACTCGGCAAGACCTCGATGATCCGGACCGTCTCCGAGGTGACGGACCTCCAGTTCTCGCGCATCCAGAACACCCCCGACCTGATGCCCTCGGACATCACCGGGACCGAGATCATCCGGGAGACCGATTCGGGTCGGGACTTCGTCTTCGAGCGTGGCCCCATCTTCGCCAACGTCGTGCTGGCCGACGAGATCAACCGCGCGACCCCGAAGACGCAGGCCGCCCTGCTGGAAGCGATGCAGGAGAAGCAGGTGACGGCGGCCGGCGAGACGTACGACCTCCCGCGCCCGTTCTTCGTGCTGGCGACCCAGAACCCCATCGACCAGGGCGGCACCTACGCGCTCCCGGAGGCACAGACCGACCGCTTCCTGCTGAAGATTCTCGTCGACTACCCCTCCTTCGACGAGGAGGTGTCCATCGTCGATATGTACACGACCGGCAAACCACAGCAACCGGTCGAACAGGTCCTGACCCGCGAGGAGATCCAGGAGGCCCAGCAGTTGACCCGGGAGGTGCCCGTCGCCGACGACATCCGCGACCGGGCGGTCGAGTTGGTCCAGCAGACGCGGAGCGACGACCAGATCGAGTACGGCGCGTCTCCGCGTGCGAGCATGGCACTCGTCCTGACGGCGAAGGCGCGGGCGTTCCTGCAGGGTCGGAGCCACGTCTCGTGGGACGACGTGGAGGCGATGGCACCGCCGGTGTTGCGCCACCGGATCATCCTCGACTTCCGCGCGGAACGTGAGGGGCTGACGACCGACGAGGTGGTCTCGCGGATGGTGGCGGGACTGGAGTGA
- a CDS encoding DUF7502 family protein: MPETKSDSQRVREAIEEVRREGYKLAAVYAVIDAAAVALVVNLLLTVLALDALPAEVSVPGVLVGLAERVAGRQFGPVRIATSTVIGAGLGLVVGVGEFVYRARRPAVELFERANPEVREALRTARDAVEDGAESAMAVRLYRDVLTRLKQTSSVGLLDGKRLAIPMVLLLLASVLTVQVAVVDLQLGGGGVTGGGGGGVDDEFGGLQDGSEVLGDPEDVSAGDTEQNVSVGSSGAGSNEGGESPASYDDGGFAGDRAVESQQAGFAPDEEIEDADLIREYNLAIREEDDEE; this comes from the coding sequence ATGCCCGAGACGAAATCCGATTCCCAGCGCGTCCGCGAAGCCATCGAGGAGGTCCGGAGAGAGGGTTACAAACTCGCGGCCGTCTACGCCGTCATCGACGCGGCGGCGGTCGCACTGGTCGTCAACCTCCTGCTCACGGTGCTCGCACTCGACGCGCTTCCGGCCGAGGTGTCGGTGCCGGGCGTCCTCGTCGGTCTCGCGGAGCGTGTCGCGGGCCGACAGTTCGGCCCGGTTCGGATCGCCACCAGCACCGTGATCGGTGCTGGACTCGGCCTGGTCGTGGGGGTCGGCGAGTTCGTCTACCGGGCGCGGAGGCCCGCAGTCGAACTGTTCGAGCGTGCGAACCCCGAGGTGCGCGAGGCGCTCCGGACCGCCCGGGACGCCGTGGAGGACGGCGCGGAGTCGGCGATGGCGGTTCGGCTCTACCGGGACGTGTTGACCCGACTGAAGCAGACCTCCAGCGTCGGTCTGCTCGACGGGAAGCGACTCGCGATCCCGATGGTCCTGCTGTTGCTCGCCAGCGTGCTGACGGTGCAGGTCGCGGTCGTCGACCTCCAGTTGGGCGGCGGCGGCGTCACCGGCGGTGGCGGCGGTGGCGTGGACGACGAGTTCGGCGGCCTGCAGGACGGGAGCGAGGTGCTCGGCGACCCCGAGGACGTGAGCGCGGGCGACACGGAACAGAACGTCTCGGTCGGATCGAGTGGGGCGGGATCGAACGAGGGCGGCGAGTCGCCCGCCTCCTACGACGACGGCGGGTTCGCCGGCGACCGGGCGGTCGAGAGCCAGCAGGCCGGCTTCGCGCCGGACGAGGAGATCGAGGACGCCGACCTGATCCGGGAGTACAACCTGGCGATCAGAGAGGAGGACGACGAGGAATGA
- a CDS encoding chromosome partitioning protein, producing MSYIGKSINLLLVLLIVASVVGTAGATMFYQRSVEQLERQNEELRDRNAELSSRLDDTQSELDQRRQRLSELQQRLNTTQSDVSQVSENLKETRDDLAETEEDLQATRENLREAQSRSDTLEAQVSQLRSERNQLENDVEELEESVTELERDKERLNEDIEDLNTEITQLQNERDDLEDDLNSVCNQWPNDEPLPSEC from the coding sequence GTGAGTTACATCGGCAAGTCGATCAACCTCCTGCTGGTCCTCCTCATCGTCGCCTCGGTCGTCGGCACGGCCGGCGCGACGATGTTCTACCAGCGGTCGGTCGAGCAGTTGGAGCGGCAGAACGAGGAGTTGCGTGACCGGAACGCGGAACTGAGTAGCCGACTCGACGACACGCAGTCGGAACTCGACCAGCGCCGACAGCGCCTCTCCGAACTCCAGCAACGACTCAACACGACCCAGAGCGACGTCTCGCAGGTCTCGGAGAACCTGAAAGAGACACGCGACGACCTCGCGGAGACCGAAGAAGACCTCCAGGCGACCAGAGAGAACCTCCGGGAGGCACAGAGTCGGTCCGACACGCTGGAAGCGCAGGTGTCACAGCTCCGGAGCGAACGGAACCAGTTGGAGAACGACGTCGAGGAACTGGAGGAGAGCGTCACCGAGTTGGAACGCGACAAGGAACGGCTCAACGAGGACATCGAGGATCTGAACACGGAGATCACGCAGTTGCAGAACGAACGGGACGACCTCGAAGACGACCTGAACAGCGTCTGTAACCAGTGGCCGAACGACGAACCGCTCCCGAGTGAGTGCTGA
- a CDS encoding vWA domain-containing protein, with amino-acid sequence MRSVLPTRLDGLPLQTTYTLPNGVTVGVEQLWPLLALPVAVGLLYLLILRRDDAEDGDRRIGSASTRSRRLLAVSRLLIVVLVVLSATAPYAVATRETAGQPQVTLLVDESDSMRVTDADGAALAEGIESQGVPVRTATIGQGTDSRLGDAIGANLRENGTVVVLSDGRVTGGRTLAETADRARGLNATISRVRIQPERTERYVTVNGPAKTSVGIESQFLVSVDGVNLPAGDATLRVEVDNQQVLERPLTEGGGRVEFTHTFEDVGSHEIRAEVATSDQFDTNDVFYKSVRVVERPKILYVSRGSYPFRSYLSDLYDVERADSVPEDLSPYYAVVVQDTAARDLGNVDSLQRFVIDGGGLLMVGGDNAFEGGDYDQSPVASMLPVRVGEGSGGSSNIVLLIDVSGSAEQGMTVQKAVSLDVLDQLGDENRVGLVAFNQNAYRVADIRSLSDNRGELEDRIRRLQAGGATNIALGLQGAQEMLGGDRGTVILISDGADTASNSDRIASQLGTAGTRVVSVGTGPSPNGQVLGEIARESGGSYLRATETDRLRLLFGGASRQFEGEGLTVVDGNTFITSGVELTASPARVNDVSMKPGGDFLVASDDGTPAVASWRYGLGRVVTITAYGEDGTLDGLLSRPDSLLLTKSTNYAIGDPERRATGVTEIGDTRVGEETVVVYRGDQRPEAEGIDFRQTSEGVYRASVTPEETGFVDVLDAQYAANYEAEYAGFGSDPALSQAVAATNGRTFAPNEASQIAEYAREQSTRVRRVETDLTWALLTAALLLYLLEVVARRIQVYRGRTRNEGGLP; translated from the coding sequence ATGCGGTCGGTACTCCCGACACGCCTCGACGGACTCCCCTTGCAGACGACCTACACCCTCCCGAACGGCGTCACCGTCGGGGTCGAACAGCTCTGGCCCCTGCTCGCGCTCCCGGTCGCGGTCGGTCTGCTGTACCTGCTGATCCTCCGGCGAGACGACGCCGAGGACGGCGACCGACGAATCGGCTCCGCGTCCACCCGGAGCCGACGACTGCTCGCCGTGAGCCGACTGCTGATCGTCGTGCTCGTCGTGCTCTCGGCGACTGCACCCTACGCAGTCGCCACCCGCGAGACCGCCGGCCAACCGCAGGTGACGCTCCTCGTCGACGAGTCCGACAGCATGCGCGTCACCGACGCCGACGGTGCGGCACTGGCCGAGGGGATCGAGAGCCAGGGTGTCCCGGTCCGGACCGCCACGATCGGCCAGGGGACCGACTCGCGACTCGGGGACGCGATCGGCGCGAACCTGCGGGAGAACGGGACCGTGGTCGTCCTCTCGGACGGTCGCGTCACCGGTGGGCGAACCCTTGCCGAAACTGCCGACCGCGCTCGCGGACTGAACGCGACGATCAGTCGTGTCCGGATTCAACCGGAGCGCACCGAGCGCTACGTGACGGTCAACGGCCCGGCGAAGACCAGCGTCGGCATCGAGAGCCAGTTCCTCGTGTCGGTCGACGGCGTGAACCTGCCGGCCGGCGACGCGACACTCCGCGTCGAGGTGGACAACCAGCAGGTGCTGGAGCGACCACTCACCGAGGGCGGCGGGCGCGTCGAGTTCACCCACACCTTCGAGGACGTGGGGTCACACGAGATCCGGGCCGAGGTCGCCACCAGCGACCAGTTCGACACGAACGACGTGTTCTACAAGTCGGTCCGGGTCGTCGAGCGCCCGAAGATCCTCTACGTCTCGCGTGGCTCGTACCCCTTCCGGAGCTACCTCTCGGACCTGTACGACGTGGAGCGTGCCGACTCGGTGCCCGAGGACCTCTCGCCGTACTACGCGGTCGTCGTGCAGGACACCGCCGCGCGTGACCTCGGCAACGTCGACAGTCTCCAGCGGTTCGTCATCGACGGCGGGGGCCTGCTGATGGTCGGCGGCGACAACGCCTTCGAGGGCGGCGACTACGACCAGTCGCCGGTCGCGTCGATGCTCCCGGTGCGAGTCGGCGAGGGGAGCGGCGGCAGTTCCAACATCGTCCTGCTGATCGACGTCTCCGGCAGTGCCGAACAGGGGATGACCGTCCAGAAGGCGGTGTCGCTGGACGTGCTGGACCAACTGGGCGACGAGAACCGGGTCGGCCTCGTCGCGTTCAACCAGAACGCCTACCGGGTCGCCGACATCCGGTCGCTCTCGGACAACCGCGGCGAGTTAGAGGATCGGATCAGGCGCTTGCAGGCCGGCGGGGCGACCAACATCGCCCTCGGCCTGCAGGGCGCACAGGAGATGCTCGGCGGCGACCGCGGGACCGTGATCCTGATCTCGGACGGTGCCGACACCGCCTCGAACTCGGACCGGATCGCCTCCCAACTCGGGACCGCCGGGACCCGCGTCGTCTCGGTCGGGACCGGTCCGAGTCCGAACGGGCAGGTGCTCGGCGAGATCGCCCGCGAGTCCGGCGGGTCGTATCTCCGGGCGACCGAGACCGATCGCCTCCGCCTCCTGTTCGGGGGGGCCTCTCGCCAGTTCGAGGGCGAGGGGCTGACCGTGGTGGACGGGAACACGTTCATCACCTCCGGCGTGGAGTTGACCGCCAGTCCCGCCCGCGTGAACGACGTGTCGATGAAACCCGGCGGGGACTTCCTCGTCGCGTCGGACGACGGGACTCCGGCGGTCGCCTCGTGGCGCTACGGCCTCGGTCGGGTCGTCACGATCACGGCCTACGGCGAGGACGGGACGCTCGACGGCCTCCTCTCCCGGCCGGACTCGCTGCTCCTGACGAAATCGACGAACTACGCAATCGGCGATCCGGAGCGGCGCGCGACCGGCGTCACCGAGATCGGCGACACGCGCGTCGGCGAGGAGACGGTCGTCGTCTACCGGGGCGACCAGCGTCCGGAGGCCGAGGGGATCGACTTCCGGCAGACGAGCGAGGGCGTCTACCGCGCGTCGGTGACACCCGAGGAGACCGGCTTCGTCGACGTGCTGGACGCGCAGTACGCCGCCAACTACGAGGCGGAGTACGCGGGCTTCGGGAGCGATCCGGCGCTGTCGCAGGCGGTCGCGGCGACGAACGGGCGGACGTTCGCCCCGAACGAGGCGAGTCAGATCGCCGAGTACGCACGTGAGCAGTCGACGCGGGTCCGGCGCGTCGAGACCGACCTGACGTGGGCGCTGCTGACGGCCGCGCTGCTCCTGTACCTGCTGGAGGTGGTCGCCCGCCGGATTCAAGTCTACAGGGGTCGCACTCGGAACGAAGGTGGTCTCCCGTGA
- a CDS encoding vWA domain-containing protein, which produces MALSDFVLSPLGLLALASVIPVILLYLIRPDPMEVDLPTLRFLVEQTRQDTTNPLLEQLRRNLLLFLQIAVLVLLAVSLASPYVTVSEESTVEETVLVVDTSASMATEAGGDTRFGQALASARSAVSGTTSVVVTAPDADVALRGGTADEARTTLDGLAPTATEGNLRAAISQATAVAGENARIVVVGDFADDTDWQSAVETARARDLLVELRQFAGGGTDNVGIVDRRFSGTEVTVSVKNFGDSEATRQLQLGQQTATVTLEPDDVTTRTFTVPAGASEVRLTPGDSFPTDDRLPLSAPEDPTVDVLVLTNDRNRYLTTALSVIDDVELTVKNPPTAVSEEYDVIVYSNVDPDELLPGNVAAGRETVERGGGVAIQAQEPFPSQYGDLLLIEPGQLRTGSTTQIRAQTELTRGIDFQAPTEYVDGTLREGTLQVAVNDGDPLLATADRGEGRLLYYGYIEASSSFKFNYQYPVFWKRAVFYLADRETLPTLNRETGGSLDFTAERRVETPSGSVSATTVPLTEVGLYRIGSATGGGEGQQTTTTPTAGDGAGPGAGDTSADTGVEGRRIAVALLSEPESTVTAPDVAGGEAGVRARTEERSVPDPITEYLALGALVVALGELAYLRRRGDL; this is translated from the coding sequence ATGGCCCTCTCCGACTTCGTGCTCTCCCCCCTCGGTCTCCTGGCCCTCGCGTCGGTGATCCCCGTGATCCTGCTGTACCTGATCCGCCCCGACCCGATGGAGGTCGATCTGCCGACACTCCGCTTTCTGGTCGAACAGACCCGACAGGATACGACCAACCCCCTGCTCGAACAGTTACGCCGGAATCTCCTCCTCTTCCTCCAGATCGCGGTGCTGGTCCTGCTGGCGGTCTCGCTCGCGTCCCCCTACGTCACCGTCTCGGAGGAGTCGACCGTCGAGGAGACCGTGCTCGTCGTCGACACCAGCGCGTCGATGGCGACCGAGGCGGGTGGCGACACCCGGTTCGGGCAGGCGCTCGCGTCGGCCAGAAGCGCGGTCAGCGGGACGACCTCGGTGGTGGTCACGGCCCCGGACGCCGACGTTGCCCTCCGCGGCGGAACCGCAGACGAGGCGCGAACCACGCTCGACGGACTCGCCCCGACCGCGACCGAAGGGAACCTCCGGGCCGCTATCTCGCAGGCCACGGCCGTCGCCGGCGAGAACGCCCGGATCGTCGTCGTCGGCGACTTCGCGGACGACACCGACTGGCAGTCGGCCGTCGAGACGGCCCGCGCCCGCGACCTCCTCGTCGAACTCCGGCAGTTCGCCGGCGGCGGGACCGACAACGTCGGCATCGTGGACCGACGGTTCTCCGGGACCGAGGTGACGGTCTCGGTGAAGAACTTCGGCGACAGCGAGGCGACACGCCAACTCCAACTCGGCCAGCAGACCGCGACCGTCACCCTCGAACCGGACGACGTGACGACCCGGACCTTCACCGTCCCGGCGGGCGCGAGCGAGGTTCGACTGACGCCGGGCGACTCGTTCCCGACCGACGACAGACTCCCGCTGTCCGCGCCCGAGGACCCGACCGTGGACGTGCTGGTGTTGACGAACGACCGGAACCGCTACCTGACGACCGCGCTGTCGGTCATCGACGACGTGGAGTTGACGGTGAAGAACCCGCCGACCGCCGTCAGCGAGGAGTACGACGTGATCGTCTACAGCAACGTCGACCCCGACGAACTCCTGCCGGGCAACGTCGCCGCCGGCCGGGAGACGGTCGAGCGCGGCGGCGGCGTGGCGATCCAGGCACAGGAGCCGTTCCCGAGCCAGTACGGCGACCTGCTCCTGATCGAACCGGGCCAGCTTCGAACCGGCTCCACGACCCAGATCCGGGCACAGACCGAGTTGACGCGAGGCATCGACTTCCAGGCCCCGACCGAGTACGTCGACGGGACGCTCCGGGAGGGGACGCTCCAAGTGGCGGTCAACGACGGTGACCCCCTGCTCGCCACCGCCGACCGCGGCGAGGGACGCCTGCTCTACTACGGCTACATCGAGGCGTCGTCGTCGTTCAAGTTCAACTACCAGTACCCGGTGTTCTGGAAGCGTGCCGTCTTCTACCTCGCCGACCGGGAGACGCTCCCGACGCTGAACCGCGAGACCGGCGGCAGTCTCGACTTCACCGCAGAGCGACGCGTCGAGACACCCTCCGGATCGGTGAGCGCGACGACGGTCCCGCTGACCGAGGTCGGCCTCTACCGGATCGGGAGTGCGACCGGTGGTGGTGAGGGACAACAGACGACCACGACGCCGACTGCTGGCGACGGTGCCGGCCCCGGCGCGGGCGACACCAGCGCAGACACCGGCGTCGAGGGGAGACGCATCGCGGTCGCCCTGCTGAGCGAACCGGAGTCGACCGTCACCGCGCCGGACGTGGCGGGCGGCGAGGCCGGTGTCAGGGCACGGACCGAGGAACGCAGTGTCCCCGATCCGATCACCGAGTACCTCGCGCTCGGGGCGCTGGTGGTCGCACTCGGCGAGTTGGCCTACCTGCGTCGGCGGGGTGATCTGTGA
- the panB gene encoding 3-methyl-2-oxobutanoate hydroxymethyltransferase, whose product MTTVRSLRAKAGEEPITMLTAYDAPTARVVDEAGVDVILVGDSMGNEALGYDSTLPVTVEEMASRTAAVARATDDALVVADMPFLSYGVSEAQSVEHCGRMLKEADADAVKLESGPHTVALTETLVRLGIPVQAHLGLTPQHVKETGLFRQGTTRDEAREMLDLARQHADAGAFSLVLEHVPANVARQITESIDIPTVGIGAGPDCDGQVLVVNDVIGLSESAAPFSKQFGDVRGEMASAVAGYKEAVESGAYPAEEHSHVEDELDELY is encoded by the coding sequence ATGACCACCGTCCGATCACTGCGCGCGAAGGCGGGCGAGGAGCCGATCACGATGCTGACGGCCTACGACGCCCCGACCGCCCGGGTCGTCGACGAGGCCGGCGTGGACGTGATCCTCGTCGGCGACAGCATGGGCAACGAGGCGCTCGGCTACGACTCCACGCTCCCGGTCACCGTCGAGGAGATGGCGAGTCGGACCGCCGCCGTCGCCCGCGCGACCGACGACGCCCTCGTCGTCGCCGACATGCCCTTCCTCTCCTACGGCGTCAGCGAGGCCCAGAGCGTCGAGCACTGCGGCCGGATGCTGAAGGAAGCGGACGCCGACGCGGTCAAACTGGAGTCCGGACCGCACACCGTCGCGTTGACCGAGACGCTCGTCCGACTCGGCATCCCGGTACAGGCCCACCTCGGTCTGACCCCCCAGCACGTGAAGGAGACGGGCCTGTTCCGGCAGGGGACGACCCGCGACGAGGCCCGCGAGATGCTGGACCTCGCGCGCCAGCACGCCGACGCGGGGGCCTTCTCGCTCGTCCTGGAACACGTGCCGGCGAACGTCGCCCGGCAGATCACCGAGAGCATCGACATCCCGACCGTCGGCATCGGTGCCGGGCCGGACTGTGACGGGCAGGTGCTCGTCGTCAACGACGTGATCGGGTTGAGCGAGTCGGCCGCCCCCTTCTCGAAGCAGTTCGGCGACGTGCGCGGCGAGATGGCGTCGGCGGTCGCCGGCTACAAGGAGGCGGTCGAGTCCGGCGCGTACCCGGCCGAGGAACACAGCCACGTCGAAGACGAACTCGACGAACTGTACTGA
- a CDS encoding DUF5822 domain-containing protein: protein MPTRVETTDPEGVDYGWVMQVTFVVTILLGAPVVALASTAVTLPTWGARVGFVLRVGAVVWIVVAVGVFLYAKRTDAGDGGDDPDEIESADDTGRESTDSESDVGSGTGDRETAAGESERHPDA, encoded by the coding sequence GTGCCCACACGAGTCGAGACCACCGATCCGGAGGGCGTGGACTACGGCTGGGTGATGCAGGTGACGTTCGTCGTCACCATCCTCCTCGGCGCGCCCGTGGTCGCGCTGGCGTCGACAGCCGTGACGCTCCCGACGTGGGGCGCTCGGGTCGGCTTCGTCCTCCGGGTCGGCGCGGTCGTCTGGATCGTCGTCGCGGTCGGCGTCTTCCTGTACGCGAAGCGGACCGACGCCGGGGACGGTGGCGACGACCCAGACGAGATCGAGTCGGCGGACGACACCGGACGCGAGTCGACCGATAGCGAGTCCGACGTGGGGAGTGGGACCGGCGACCGCGAGACGGCCGCCGGAGAGTCGGAACGTCACCCCGACGCCTGA
- a CDS encoding LSM domain-containing protein: MSGRPLDVLEESLNTTVTVELKDGSSYYGLLAGYDQHMNVVLEAAESDVAADDATLGELDVESVEDTTIIRGDNVVTIKA; encoded by the coding sequence ATGAGTGGCCGACCGCTGGACGTACTCGAAGAGTCGCTGAACACCACCGTCACCGTCGAGTTGAAGGACGGGTCGTCGTACTACGGACTGCTGGCCGGCTACGACCAGCACATGAACGTCGTGCTGGAGGCCGCCGAGAGTGACGTGGCCGCGGACGACGCCACGCTGGGCGAGTTGGACGTGGAATCGGTCGAAGACACAACGATTATACGCGGCGATAACGTCGTCACGATCAAAGCATGA
- a CDS encoding 50S ribosomal protein L37e — translation MTGAGTPSQGKKNKKTHVKCRRCGEKSYHVKKKQCSSCGFGKSAKRREYAWQSKAGE, via the coding sequence ATGACGGGCGCAGGTACTCCCAGTCAGGGCAAGAAGAACAAGAAGACGCACGTCAAGTGTCGACGCTGCGGCGAGAAATCCTACCACGTGAAGAAGAAGCAGTGCTCCTCGTGTGGCTTCGGCAAGTCGGCGAAGCGACGCGAGTACGCGTGGCAGTCCAAAGCGGGCGAGTAA